ATACGAAGATAGTGTtaaagatttttcttttgtatattttctttataaataaaaatttttaaaagtaaattttacaAGTAAGAGATTACCCTCCAACACTTGTCTCCACCCTTACATACCGTAGCCTCCGTCCAATCCTTATTTATCATCGTATTTATCTAgattatatataactaattaaaataatattaatatttttatttatatactaaatatcaaaaaataaataaacatgaaaaatatttttcattgtattaaacACATCCTGCAATAGCAATACATTTccaatatcaaatatttttttatatactgCAGGGAATATTTATTTAGCTGTGTACTTATCTAGTTGAGTAGTAACTAGAATTGGTCCCTGTATGGGTGGATAAATTTAAATGGTCAATTGTGGCGGGGTAGTGTTGAATATTGATTGTTCAAATTCAATATGCATGGTTGGGACAGACTCCTAACCCATAGCATATATACTGACAAAATGGGCTTAAATGacttataagttaaaaaataaaaagtaaaagatatttatttttggtattttaactaattttaagttattattatgtttGCTAAACACGAGTAAAAACTACTCAAAAATAGATTTgatcaacttttaagttaattcaaacaCCCTCTTGGTTAGGGGCGGAGCCACCTTGGTACAAGGGAGTTCATCCGAACCCCCTTCGacgaaaaattatactatttatacatagttaaaataatattttatgtatatatagtagatgtcgaatCCTCTTCGATACTCCGTATATCCATTTCTACAAATTTGAAACCCCCTTATTTAAAATCTTAATTCCACCGCTGCTCTTGGTACATATGAATAATATTGTCCATCTGGTCAAGCAGGGGGGGCATAAGCACATGTATGTCACATATAGGGTGTCCAATTAGTTGGAAACAATATTGCATATACAAGCAAGATAATATacgaaatgattaaataacatattttagaTAATCTTGACATAATAAGTTATTATAACctgataatttaaaatgtttcgAATATGTATTTAGACATCTTTAATAAGCTAATGCTTTGTAGCAGCGAGGTCAAGACTAATTTAAATTAACGTTGCTCTCAAACTTGACTACGTATTCTTTAGATTGTAGACATGAGAGTACGTAGAAGTTAAAAACTACACCTAAAAGTTTGACTCCTTAAGCAAGAAATTAAAGGgctattaatattaatataaatattacatGCATAGATTATCAGGTTTCGTGTAATCAAATATGTTCTACATATGTCTAAATTCTAGTAAGTAATCTAATAGAAAAATCCACGCAAAGGTGATATTCAAGTAGATATATGCACCTTTCACTATATACACCAAATCTAAATTCTCAAGAATTTAAccttattttatcataatattatCAAGTAGTACTATTTATGTTGATATAAATTACTTTTACTAGTAAAAATTATTAGTGAAAcaatacatttattattttctaagaaatatatcaaatcaaactagactaaaaatgaatatgaCAATAACACTTTTATATACGTGTAACGCAAGGCATGTGTGTAGAAGATGTGACATTAATAAAAGTAGGTAAATTTATAGTACTTATTTCAATACTCCCTTTCTCGCTTGtattcaatgaaaaaaaaattattattattattattatgcatGTCTTCTAGGAgctgataaaataaaatactgaAGAAAGGAATTATTTTTAGCAACTTGTGTTTATTGTGgagtaaaaatattaaataaaaagggGGAAGAAAGCTGATGAATTAATAAGGATAaggaatttaataattttgagttGAATATTAATTAGGGTTGGCGATCAGTACCTAGCGCATTCAAGTTTCACAACAGAAAGAAGCAAATATTGTAACTTATTCGATCGgttcatttcaaattattgtCGGTTTATAAAAATAGTTGTCTCAAATTATCTAGTATGATTCAATAAAGAGAGAGTGGAATTAGGTCTTACGCCTAACTCACACCTCAAAAgttagctcaaagggaggaggattgcctaATCCTTAAAAGGAGTCTACCCATCTCATTaaataccgatgtgggacttttgtcattctttaacagaGAGGTTATATCTTAAGACAGAAATAAGGATAAGATAGTTAAAATCcttttttatacataattaCTTTCTCAGttcacttttatttatccattattttaaaataaattttacttttatatgtTACTTTTAACgtataaaaaaaagacaatttttttctcCATAGTATTTTATCCTTGACATTAATTATTATCCAGAATAATTTCTAAGATTTAACACTAAATATTAATTCAGAATGGTAGTAtcgtaaaatatttatatagaacaaattaaaataatattttttaagaaacgtgtaaaagataatttataaatatagagTAATTAGCTTCTAGGAGCTCACAAAAATTATGCAATCATAAATTTTCCACCAATGAAGTCAGCGGTAGAGAATTGATAACTTATTCGTAGCAATAAATTTACTTACCACTTGTACGAAAGTAGTTGTTGGTCAAAATAATTACTACTCCTATAACAATGGAGgacaattttttgttattttgaagaaaattattttatgtttcaatTTGGTAATCATAAGCTTTTTAAGAAAGTGTTATTTTAATCCAAatccatactaccaaatacggTATTGACAAGTGTTATAAGTagaaatatatgtttttcaCCGGTGAATATTATTTAGTCATATGGCCagctttttatatatatggtcCAATTTTTGcaatttgaaacttttatgACAATAAAAATACAGAAATAGGAATATTTTACAATTAGAAACACTATTGTGGACCACGACAAGTCAACATGGTGATTAAATGAAACCACTTaattagtcatatttatatacagttttttctttaaattttttcttttgattcagtggtttaaatttgaatatacattttttttaaaaaaaaatttaaccaaaTAGTACCGGGAATTGGAAATGGaaagaataaaacaaaattaaggtTGGACCAGTACTTTGAGTTTAGGTATATTTATTTTGCTAAATTTTGAAGAGCAAATAATTAAGGTAATCAAAACCCAATTATATCTTTCACTAATGTTTACCACTACCTGATACATACACGTGTCGCACAAACATTTGTAccttaaaaaaatactttatatatagataataCTTTTAAGTAAAGAGGAGCTACTTTTTAACcaaataattactttatttagGTATCATATTATCACCAACGGAAGTTGCGGCTTCACCTTTAATCAAAGGTCACGGAgatgaaattataaatataaaattcttttttagtaGAAAGcatttttaagaataaaattctaacacaaatttaaaataattgaatttttatataagtatcaaattgaaaatttaaaagaaaaaaaggtacCATAATCTTAATTAGAAGCAACCATAAAACTATTTAGGTACTTAAATTGTTTTTTCGTTTTCTCGACTTTTATTACCAAATGACGTCCAAAATAGATAAATCATATCCACCAAAAAGTACTACTATTTGTATTGTACCAACtaataaaagcaaaacaaagtttaattttttttttttaaaaaaaaggatctGAGTTTTATTTTTGTAACTATATGCTCCAAAAACAAATGATTGTCACTAATCattgcatttatttttttaataaaacccAAGTTTAAAAGAAAGTAATAACAATTACAAAGGATCTGAGTTTTATTTTTGTAGTACCATACCACCATGGGAACTATATGCTCCAGAAACAATTAATTGTAACAAATCATtgcaaatttgttttttttcaataaaaaagatGGATATTATATTGTTAGCTCAATAGATTAATGGGCAGCTGTAGAGAATTAAATACTGGGAGGATAGTGGTCACAACCCCAACTTACAACTACCCCAACTGTCTACATTTTGCTTCAATCTGTAATTAACCTTGATTGCAATTAATGATAATATGTCATTATCAAAACCTTGACATATAATTTAGTCTTATTTGAGTGCCAAAATGCTATTAATATCAAATTTCAATAGGAAAGTAACTTGACGTTATCTCCTTCAATATACTGAAAAAACAACgatttttttaagttatatatttgtactaatttttagaCCGTATTTCAAtagtgaaaaataataaataaataaatacagtaaataaaaaaacataccaGATCATGTATGGTTATGCATGTCTAGAATTTCTAAAGCTTTGATAATTAGAGAGTtaatgctatatatatatatatgggccAGCAATTTGTTCACTTGCTCATTTTGCAAAGGTGGATAGCATCGACATATTCATAACTGTATTTTCCAATGTTCTCGCTTATAGCAAGGGGTAATAACAAAATTAGctcaaaaaaatatgattcgTTTAATCTGTTTAAATTTGAGTTGATTATTTTTAACATGCTTAATTATTAGCTTAAGCTATAACATTTTAGGTTTATATAAAGCTCGAATTGAACTATGAGAAATTTTGACAaaatattaagtatttttttacttgatatgttataaataaatgatatatatatatctatatatattttagttttattaggcattaaaaaaatatactataatagaataaataaataaactacaaTTTGATTTAGGTTATGACCCGCTTTTAGCCTATTTCggttttaagtatttttttagcAGATCAATACcatattcatttattaatttagctCATTTTAATATGTTCAAATTCAGTTCAAATGGCTTATTCAAGACCTCTAGATTTCTAGTCCGTAAGGGAagagtttttttaataaataagaaagtacaaaaaaggaaaaaagaagaagaagaagaaggttgAAGTTGGAGCATCTAACCTTGAAATACAAGATTATGAATATGATTGTGGTTCATTCCTTCAGCTTCAAGCCTTGTCTTATTAATTcccattttattaataatagaataaaaaagaaactatTCTGGCCAAATTATccattagtattaattttatcttctttcttgAGTTTACTAATTGATTAAGGAATGTGATCTTGGGTCATTTTCACTTTAAAATAATCACAAGCACATCTTCCTTCTATTTGGTGtctaaaaatatgttaaacAATGACTCAATATATATGACAAGGACGATACACTAAAGCTCCTGCTATGCGCAAGGTTCAGAGAAAGACCCGTTTATGAAGGTCCATTATACGCAATCTTATATTGTATTTCTGTActgtatatataataatacatcaaaaaaataatcagacATTTAAATTAAGTGTTAATcagttaattttaaattaaaaaaaaaattttgcacACCCTTTAAATGAGACACTCAATATTCTTTGATCATAAAATATACGTACCTGTTATCTCCTTATACTTAATTGACACTACACTAATTTGAACAACAACGATAGAATAAGGGGAGAAACtactagattttattttttctataacgacaaatatttcaaaataaatagattCTGGAAACCAGGAGGAGTACAAGGAACTCATTTTTATCTTAAACTACAGATCAAACATAATGTGTAAATTAAAGTTCGTGATGTATgtcacaaattttaattttatatcagTATCAGtaagtttgattaattttcattatttaagaTGATATATCGATCAGAATACAATTGAAAACTTGAAACATAATCCTTTCTTTAGTTAATCAATTACACACGATAGAGTAAACTTTTGGTCTTCAAAGCATAAGTTTaccaattttaacaaaaaattacgAAAATGActaatattatttctttagaaaaaaagATGGACCATTAAAGAATGTGATACAGTAAATaagattaatataaaaaaaaaactttgatagGAATGCTccgtaaaacaaaaaaaaaaaaaacagacaaGACAAATGAAAAAACTCCAGCTAAGAGGAAGTTGATATTTGTTCATTAATTCCTCTCATCTGCCCCTCCATTCATTTAATTTCTTTGCTCCTCACATTGTACTCTTTAAATTCTCACCAATCTTCCCTTTCTATTGTCTTAGCTACAATCAAACAATTTCCCTCCttctttactaaaaaaaaaaattgaaattgagagaatttttttgtttgtttgtttgtgaaAATGCCAGAACCAGTCCCAAATTTCTCTAACTCTGTTAAGCTGAAATATGTGAAACTTGGTTACCAATACCttgttaataattttcttacttTCTTGATTGTTCCCATAATGGCTGCTCTTGTTATTCAGGTACTAAAATTAGGCCCTGAAGAGATTGTAAGTATTTGGAATTCACTTCACTTTGATCTCCTCCAAATCCTCTGTTCTTCTTTTCTCATCATTTTCATAGCCACAGTTTACTTCATGTCAAAACCAAGATCCATTTACTTAGTAGATTACTCATGTTACAAAGCCCCCGTTACGTGCAGAGTACCCTTTTCAACTTTCATGGAACATTCGCGTTTAATCTTGAAAGATAATCCAAAAAGTGTTGAATTTCAAATGCGAATTCTTGAAAGGTCAGGTCTTGGTGAAGAAACATGTTTGCCACCAGCGATTCATTATATCCCTCCAACGCCAACAATGGAGACTGCTAGAAATGAAGCTGAAGTTGTTATATTCTCTGCTATTGATGACTTGATGAAGAAAACAGGACTTAAGCCTAAGGATATCGATATTCTTATCGTTAACTGTAGCTTGTTTTCTCCAACTCCATCTTTATCTGCTATGGTTGTCAATAAGTACAAGTTGAGAAGTAACATAAAAAGTTACAATCTTTCTGGTATGGGATGTAGTGCTGGTCTAATCTCCATTGATTTGGCTAGAGATCTTCTTCAAGTTTTACCAAATTCATGTGCTTTAGTTGTGAGTACTGAAATCATCACTCCTAATTATTATCAAGGCTCAGAAAGAGCAATGTTACTTCCAAATTGTTTGTTCAGAATGGGTGGTGCTGCTATACTTTTGTCTAACAAGAGAAAAGATAGTACAAGAGCTAAATACAGATTAATGCATGTGGTGAGAACACATAAAGGTGCTGATGATAAGGCATTTAAATGTGTTTTTCAACAAGAAGATCCACAAGGAAAAGTTGGCATTAATCTATCAAAAGATCTTATGGTTATAGCAGGGGAAGCTTTGAAATCAAATATCACTACGATCGGTCCGTTGGTTCTTCCAGCTTCAGAGCAGCTTCTCTTCTTGTTCACTCTTATTGGAAGGAAGATTTTTAATCCCAAATGGAAAGCTTATATTCCTGATTTCAAACAAGCGTTCGAACATTTCTGCATCCACGCTGGTGGAAGAGCTGTTATTGATGAACTTCAGAAGAATCTTCAGTTATCTGCTGAACATGTTGAGGCCTCAAGAATGACTCTGCACAAATTTGGTAATGAACCACACTTTTCACactattatattatgttgagtTTATTCGGCTTTGATACTTAAAAACACCAACTTAATGTAAATTAGGATAAAGTTACTGGAATCTGTCAAAATCTGTAAGCACAACGGTAACTCTGCTCCTTGTATGTATCCTTTttcattgaattatattttgtcTGAACAGGTAACACATCATCGTCTTCATtatggtatgagatgagttACATCGAGGCGAAAGGAAGGATGAAAAAAGGTGATAGAATTTGGCAAATAGCATTTGGAAGTGGATTCAAGTGTAACAGTGCAGTTTGGAAGTGTAACCGCACAATCAAGACACCAACTGATGGACCATGGGATGATTGCATTGATAGGTACCCAGTGTTCATCCCAGAGATTGTGAAGCTGTAAAAATTTTACAGCTTACAAacttatatattcaaaaaacaataataaaacaaGATATTAGGGGTGTTGTTAAATTTAGCAAGTTTACGAGACTTTGTTAATTAAACTTCATTAGAAATTAAACGTGTGAGCTTTCAGAC
This window of the Solanum pennellii chromosome 2, SPENNV200 genome carries:
- the LOC107011212 gene encoding 3-ketoacyl-CoA synthase 6 yields the protein MPEPVPNFSNSVKLKYVKLGYQYLVNNFLTFLIVPIMAALVIQVLKLGPEEIVSIWNSLHFDLLQILCSSFLIIFIATVYFMSKPRSIYLVDYSCYKAPVTCRVPFSTFMEHSRLILKDNPKSVEFQMRILERSGLGEETCLPPAIHYIPPTPTMETARNEAEVVIFSAIDDLMKKTGLKPKDIDILIVNCSLFSPTPSLSAMVVNKYKLRSNIKSYNLSGMGCSAGLISIDLARDLLQVLPNSCALVVSTEIITPNYYQGSERAMLLPNCLFRMGGAAILLSNKRKDSTRAKYRLMHVVRTHKGADDKAFKCVFQQEDPQGKVGINLSKDLMVIAGEALKSNITTIGPLVLPASEQLLFLFTLIGRKIFNPKWKAYIPDFKQAFEHFCIHAGGRAVIDELQKNLQLSAEHVEASRMTLHKFGNTSSSSLWYEMSYIEAKGRMKKGDRIWQIAFGSGFKCNSAVWKCNRTIKTPTDGPWDDCIDRYPVFIPEIVKL